A single Betaproteobacteria bacterium DNA region contains:
- a CDS encoding cation transporter — MWQIVSKFLPSLRLAHQIPGRVRLKLDVVGLLTSNLRKGDIERLQSALGSIRGVRSIRLNLPARSCAVDYDSTIIPDAAWADLLAQRATPDAQVLIDILHEGYEETLREQL; from the coding sequence CTGTGGCAGATCGTGTCCAAGTTTTTGCCCAGCCTGCGTCTCGCCCATCAGATTCCCGGACGCGTGCGCCTCAAGCTCGACGTCGTGGGCCTTCTCACCAGCAACCTCCGGAAGGGCGATATCGAGCGTCTGCAAAGTGCGCTCGGCTCGATTCGCGGGGTGCGCTCGATCCGCCTCAATCTGCCGGCCCGCTCGTGCGCCGTCGACTACGACAGCACCATCATTCCGGACGCTGCCTGGGCCGATCTGCTGGCCCAGCGGGCAACACCGGACGCACAGGTGCTGATCGACATTCTGCATGAAGGATACGAGGAGACCCTTCGTGAACAACTATGA
- a CDS encoding energy transducer TonB, with the protein MSDERAGTSPRLVLAALAISIGLHAAALSFLPHFRRPAFKPATRVELELATPPPPAPEESVEMAPTPARESPPPPPEKAPAHARNALSAKPVKKTRPSNEVALPVLAAKEPAEEKDSHVVLEVPAARSPEELPLGTRPGTEPFSTPPAASPDGRSTAGTGDGTGDDESRLQGYLRRLHERASQHRNYPLVALRRGWQGRARVAVSFAAGGAVVSVSLDRSSGHDVLDEQAVEMVRKAVSELPIEARLARRPITVVVPVEFKLASS; encoded by the coding sequence ATGAGCGACGAGAGAGCGGGCACATCGCCGCGGCTCGTCCTGGCCGCACTGGCGATCTCGATCGGATTGCACGCTGCAGCGCTGTCGTTCCTCCCCCACTTCCGCAGACCTGCGTTCAAGCCTGCAACCCGCGTCGAGCTGGAACTGGCGACCCCGCCACCGCCGGCACCGGAGGAGTCTGTCGAGATGGCGCCGACTCCCGCGCGCGAGAGCCCGCCGCCTCCACCCGAAAAGGCCCCTGCGCACGCGCGCAATGCCCTCTCAGCGAAGCCGGTGAAGAAGACCCGTCCGTCGAACGAGGTCGCGCTGCCCGTGCTGGCCGCGAAAGAACCTGCGGAGGAAAAGGACAGCCATGTCGTGCTCGAGGTGCCGGCGGCACGCTCACCCGAGGAACTTCCCCTGGGCACCCGACCCGGAACCGAGCCGTTCAGCACGCCGCCGGCGGCGAGTCCGGACGGGCGCAGCACCGCGGGTACCGGGGACGGTACCGGCGATGACGAGAGTCGGCTCCAGGGTTACCTGCGCCGGCTCCATGAGCGCGCCAGCCAGCACAGAAACTATCCCCTGGTGGCGCTGCGCCGGGGTTGGCAGGGGCGCGCGCGGGTCGCCGTGAGCTTCGCCGCCGGCGGCGCGGTCGTCAGCGTCAGCCTCGATCGTTCGAGCGGTCACGACGTGCTCGACGAGCAGGCCGTCGAAATGGTCCGAAAGGCGGTCTCGGAGTTGCCCATCGAAGCACGTCTTGCCCGGCGACCAATCACCGTAGTCGTGCCGGTCGAGTTCAAGCTTGCGTCATCCTGA